A genomic region of Drosophila kikkawai strain 14028-0561.14 chromosome X, DkikHiC1v2, whole genome shotgun sequence contains the following coding sequences:
- the LOC108084845 gene encoding uncharacterized protein isoform X1, protein MTFERLFETPAKKAAPLIPQKRSKGFELCMNSKGRTISHRTSSNRHRKLQPFRYT, encoded by the exons ATGACTTTTGAAAGATTATTTG AAACACCAGCAAAAAAAGCAGCACCTCTCATTCCACAAAAACGGAGTAAAGGGTTCGAACTGTGCATGAATTCAAAAGGGCGAACCATAAGTCACCG GACTTCGAGTAACAGACATCGGAAGTTACAGCCATTCAGGTACACATGA
- the LOC108084845 gene encoding uncharacterized protein isoform X2 has product MTFERLFETPAKKAAPLIPQKRSKGFELCMNSKGRTISHRTSSNRHRKLQPFSF; this is encoded by the exons ATGACTTTTGAAAGATTATTTG AAACACCAGCAAAAAAAGCAGCACCTCTCATTCCACAAAAACGGAGTAAAGGGTTCGAACTGTGCATGAATTCAAAAGGGCGAACCATAAGTCACCG GACTTCGAGTAACAGACATCGGAAGTTACAGCCATTCAG TTTTTAA
- the eIF5 gene encoding eukaryotic translation initiation factor 5 translates to MATVNVNRSVTDIFYRYKMPRLQAKVEGKGNGIKTVLVNMAEVARAIGRPATYPTKYFGCELGAQTLFDHKNERFIVNGSHDVNKLQDLLDGFIRKFVLCPECDNPETNLTVSAKNQTISQSCKACGFHGLLKVNHKVNTFIVKNPPSLNPAAQGSSLTEGKRSKKQKQKNENSDGSMSNNSMANNSGGESDGGNGSNQASQTEAEISAAIPEKSIAEDDDEGWSVDVSKEAIRARLQDLTDGAKGMTISDDYDKTEKERIDIFYELVKDKRDKKQLDDLATHKELFIEAERLDILNKAPMVLAELLFSENIIKEVQKNRHLLLRFTFNNPKAQRYLIGGVEQTVELHTSALMSKVAGIFKMFYDQDILDEKVILDWAQKVSKRHVSKKIATEIHEKVMPFVQWLKNAEEESSDSEEDDDIVQPEDSEEEDDGYRYRNKNNKQQQQDGGDDGDGADDIDIDDI, encoded by the exons ATGGCGACCGTGAACGTTAACCGCAGCGTGACGGACATCTTCTACCGCTACAAGATGCCACGCCTGCAGGCAAAGGTCGAGGGCAAGGGAAATGGCATTAAGACCGTTCTGGTCAACATGGCCGAGGTGGCACGGGCCATCGGACGACCGGCCACGTATCCAACCAAGTATTTTGGATGCGAGTTGGGCGCCCAAACCTTGTTTGATCATAAG aaTGAACGTTTTATTGTAAATGGCTCTCACGATGTGAACAAGCTGCAGGATCTGTTGGACGGCTTCATTCGCAAATTTGTTCTGTGCCCCGAGTGTGACAATCCGGAGACCAATTTGACTGTTTCGGCCAAGAATCAGACCATTTCGCAGTCCTGCAAGGCCTGTGGCTTCCATGGACTGCTGAAGGTCAACCACAAGGTGAACACGTTTATTGTAAAGAATCCGCCTTCGTTGAACCCGGCCGCCCAGGGCTCCTCGCTCACCGAGGGCAAGCGCTcgaagaagcagaagcagaagaacGAGAACTCTGACGGCTCCATGTCCAACAACTCGATGGCCAACAACTCTGGCGGTGAGTCGGACGGCGGCAATGGCTCGAACCAGGCTAGCCAGACGGAGGCCGAGATAAGTGCTGCCATTCCGGAGAAGAGCATAGCCGAGGACGATGATGAGGGCTGGAGCGTGGATGTGTCAAAG GAGGCCATACGTGCCCGCTTGCAGGATCTAACCGACGGGGCCAAGGGCATGACCATTTCGGATGACTATGACAAGACCGAAAAGGAGCGCATCGACATCTTCTATGAGCTGGTCAAGGACAAGCGCGACAAGAAGCAACTGGACGATCTGGCCACGCACAAGGAGCTGTTCATCGAGGCGGAGCGTCTGGATATTCTCAACAAGGCGCCCATGGTCCTCGCCGAGCTCCTTTTCAGCGAGAACATCATCAAGGAGGTGCAGAAGAATCGCCACTTGCTGCTTCGCTTCACCTTCAACAATCCGAAGGCACAACGCTATCTAATTGGCGGGGTCGAGCAGACCGTTGAGTTGCACACGAGCGCACTGATGTCCAAGGTGGCCGGCATCTTCAAGATGTTCTATGACCAGGACATACTCGATGAGAAGGTCATTCTAGACTGGGCACAAAAGGTGAGCAAGCGTCATGTCTCGAAGAAAATTGCCACGGAGATACACGAGAAGGTGATGCCGTTTGTCCAGTGGCTTAAGAACGCCGAAGAGGAGTCCTCCGATAGCGAAGAAGACGACGACATCGTTCAGCCAGAGGATTCCGAAGAGGAGGACGATGGCTACCGCTATAggaataagaataataaacaacagcaacaagacGGCGGCGATGACGGAGATGGAGCTGATGACATTGATATTGATGATATTTAA
- the ND-20 gene encoding NADH-quinone oxidoreductase subunit B 2 — protein sequence MLRSAITTSTSTLSKCLQRATLNSNTIYSVPALNATFVRKQQTLPVIESSPSLPKKGYSPFGTKQTSVAEWSLARLDDLLNWGRKGSIWPLTFGLACCAVEMMHIAAPRYDMDRYGVVFRASPRQADVIIVAGTLTNKMAPALRKVYDQMPEPRWVISMGSCANGGGYYHYSYSVVRGCDRIIPVDIYVPGCPPTAEALMYGVLQLQKKVKRMKTLQMWYRK from the coding sequence ATGTTGCGTTCAGCTATCACGACCTCGACCTCGACCCTAAGCAAGTGTTTGCAGAGAGCGACCCTCAATTCGAATACAATATATTCAGTGCCTGCCCTGAATGCCACCTTCGTCCGCAAACAACAAACTCTTCCGGTGATTGAGTCGTCGCCGAGTTTGCCGAAGAAGGGCTACTCTCCGTTCGGAACCAAACAAACATCCGTGGCGGAATGGTCACTGGCCAGACTGGATGATCTCCTCAACTGGGGTCGCAAGGGCTCAATTTGGCCCCTGACTTTTGGGCTGGCCTGTTGCGCCGTCGAGATGATGCACATTGCAGCTCCCCGATATGACATGGATCGCTACGGCGTAGTTTTCCGTGCCTCTCCCCGGCAGGCGGATGTCATCATTGTGGCCGGCACTTTGACCAACAAAATGGCACCGGCCTTGAGGAAGGTGTACGACCAGATGCCCGAGCCCCGTTGGGTCATCTCCATGGGAAGCTGTGCCAACGGCGGCGGCTACTACCACTATTCGTACTCGGTGGTCCGTGGCTGCGACCGGATAATCCCCGTTGACATCTATGTGCCCGGCTGCCCACCAACGGCCGAGGCCCTGATGTACGGCgtgctgcagctgcagaaGAAGGTGAAGCGCATGAAGACCCTGCAGATGTGGTACAGAAAGTAG
- the LOC108084709 gene encoding tRNA (34-2'-O)-methyltransferase regulator WDR6, with product MVLISDSLGLYVSPNCVLAGHGNQAVLYSSNKKVKLPTGLRKGKVHGFALSPVNHLQDLVLIFSENEYSIILHSRSKANDQFQLVFEGETKDWINAAKFLLGDNAKDKKTFVLHLAHSALLYLEFDLTSHADCRPLELARCSESSILYCTRLHGERFQDLAIISGNAFGELLVWQTQSPIDAKAGAFVKTYPLLLRLQAHNGVIFSIDFHMTSQLLVTTSDDRSVKFWQIQKVEGWQTAKIKPLFSCFGHSSRVMCAVIFEAGGQAYVASGGEDSYVCVWSLCGDLLLKRRQHSGLPIWRLGFREEDYTLYSTSSSGNLAAESLEELFGGHKSAAHMLSHIDGAATDEFIRSVKFLGDQLIVGLTSLNRLYYMRVSQDKWQQVDRDFPTYERTVLEVSGHIIATCGQRRMTIYRHNARDNAFDRVFDGETGLTGTIRSFHFLSKDLYLASDDLGNCQSLKAHDLSLDSPVELGKYREAWLTAALLISERYLLLGDRRGHVMLYCRCSHQNTFSLKATLKHLHGKMGTNFFKLLRADEATAYVLSGGHEPLLKYLHLGLAECTLAVGQRESVPLSWVEASPRRDVVLGFNDDHIVAWSRRYDVLAQLACGGGHRCWDYRLADDDGLAILFVKRKRVFLYRQPLYHRIARDMAKLELNSWHTRNCNSARLLAHGEESQPLIVSAGDDNVIKVTKVVADTLLHCAEVHSHVSTVRCLQALRLASSRNSTTWLIFSVGGRSLLCINQLTVNAGDNQCLVTELCTQALQKSSSVEARLMAIDVAQEEAAAYFSLYVAVADGEIRHYRWHLDTPSEPLLQSAVDIEGCPLTLQWIKSRGIVLITTTGGEVYGFDRTLTTKYLQLRLHVTGINTIDTCLDARQPQRLHILSGGDDENIKYTVLDLDSMTVAYKREFLDLHNAQVNALSIHCSEGESEAESAMFAFTCGIDKQIFRIDLRTHEHKRVGHSSIADIKGMLIDKQRRQMYFYGSGFEIVEL from the exons atggtTTTGATATCTGATTCTCTGGGCTTATATGTGTCCCCCAATTGTGTGCTGGCAG GTCACGGAAACCAGGCGGTGCTATACAGCTCGAATAAGAAGGTGAAGCTACCCACTGGACTCCGCAAGGGAAAAGTACATGGATTTGCTTTGAGTCCTGTAAATCACCTGCAAGATCTAGTGCTGATCTTTAGCGAGAATGAATACTCCATAATACTGCATAGTCGGAGCAAAGCCAACGATCAGTTCCAGCTAGTTTTTGAGGGCGAAACCAAAGACTGGATCAATGCTGCCAAGTTCCTCCTGGGCGACAATGCCAAGGATAAGAAAACATTTGTGTTGCACCTGGCCCACAGTGCACTCCTATACTTGGAATTTGATCTGACCTCCCATGCCGATTGCCGCCCACTGGAGTTGGCCCGATGCTCCGAGAGTTCCATTCTCTACTGCACTCGGCTGCACGGCGAGCGCTTTCAGGATCTGGCCATAATAAGTGGCAATGCGTTCGGCGAACTGCTGGTATGGCAGACGCAGAGTCCCATCGATGCCAAGGCGGGAGCGTTTGTCAAGACGTATCCCTTACTGCTTCGCCTGCAGGCCCATAACGGTGTCATTTTTTCCATTGACTTTCACATGACCTCCCAGTTGTTGGTCACAACTTCTGACGATCGCTCAGTCAAGTTTTGGCAAATCCAAAAAGTGGAAGGCTGGCAGACGGCCAAAATAAAGCCGCTGTTTAGCTGCTTCGGGCACAGCTCAAGGGTTATGTGTGCCGTCATCTTTGAAGCTG GTGGCCAAGCATATGTGGCTAGTGGCGGCGAGGATTCCTATGTCTGCGTGTGGAGTCTCTGCGGTGACTTGCTGTTGAAGCGTCGCCAACACTCTGGCCTGCCCATATGGCGCCTGGGCTTCAGGGAGGAGGACTATACCCTTTATAGTACCAGCTCGTCTGGTAATTTGGCAGCTGAAAGCCTGGAGGAGCTCTTTGGCGGCCACAAAAGTGCCGCCCATATGCTGAGCCACATAGACGGTGCCGCCACAGATGAGTTCATTAGAAGTGTCAAGTTTCTCGGTGATCAGCTAATCGTGGGCCTGACCAGCCTGAATCGTCTGTATTACATGCGAGTGTCGCAGGATAAGTGGCAGCAAGTGGACCGTGACTTTCCCACCTACGAACGGACGGTTTTGGAGGTGTCTGGCCACATTATAGCCACCTGCGGACAACGGCGAATGACAATCTACAGGCACAATGCTCGGGATAATGCCTTCGACAGGGTTTTCGACGGCGAGACGGGATTAACGGGAACGATTCGCTCGTTTCACTTCCTAAGCAAGGACCTCTACCTCGCATCGGACGACCTGGGCAACTGCCAGTCTCTGAAGGCACACGACCTCAGCCTGGATTCCCCCGTTGAGCTTGGGAAGTACCGCGAGGCCTGGCTAACAGCTGCGTTGCTTATATCGGAAAGGTATCTCCTGCTGGGCGATCGCCGGGGCCACGTGATGCTCTACTGTCGGTGCAGCCACCAGAACACCTTCTCGCTGAAGGCCACTTTGAAGCACTTGCATGGCAAAATGGGCACAAACTTCTTCAAGCTTCTTAGGGCAGACGAGGCCACTGCCTATGTGCTGAGCGGGGGTCACGAACCCCTTCTGAAATACCTGCATTTGGGTTTGGCCGAGTGCACCCTGGCTGTCGGGCAGCGCGAGAGTGTCCCCCTGTCCTGGGTGGAGGCCTCTCCCCGTCGAGACGTCGTACTGGGCTTCAACGACGATCACATTGTGGCCTGGTCCCGCCGATACGATGTGCTTGCGCAGCTGGCCTGCGGCGGAGGCCACCGTTGCTGGGACTACCGCCTAGCCGATGACGATGGCCTGGCCATATTGTTCGTAAAGAGGAAACGTGTGTTCCTTTATCGCCAGCCCCTGTACCATAGGATAGCCAGAGACATGGCCAAACTGGAGCTCAACAGCTGGCACACGCGGAACTGCAACTCCGCTCGTCTGCTCGCCCACGGGGAGGAGTCACAACCCCTGATTGTGTCGGCTGGCGATGATAATGTCATCAAGGTGACGAAGGTGGTGGCCGACACCCTGCTCCACTGTGCCGAAGTGCACTCTCATGTCTCCACAGTGCGTTGCCTGCAGGCCCTTAGGCTAGCCTCCTCCCGGAACTCCACAACGTGGCTGATTTTCTCAGTCGGCGGACGATCGCTGCTGTGCATCAACCAACTGACCGTAAACGCAGGAGACAACCAGTGCCTGGTGACCGAGCTGTGCACGCAGGCTCTGCAAAAGTCCAGCTCTGTGGAGGCCAGACTGATGGCCATCGACGTGGCCCAGGAGGAGGCAGCTGCTTACTTCTCCCTGTACGTGGCTGTGGCAGATGGCGAGATACGCCACTATCGCTGGCACTTGGACACACCCTCCGAGCCCCTTTTGCAATCTGCGGTGGATATCGAGGGATGCCCGCTCACCTTGCAGTGGATCAAGAGCAGGGGAATTGTGCTGATCACAACCACGGGCGGAGAAGTGTACGGGTTCGATCGAACCCTGACCACAAAGTACCTGCAACTCCGGCTGCACGTGACTGGCATAAACACGATAGACACCTGCCTGGATGCTAGGCAGCCGCAGCGCCTGCACATCCTGTCCGGCGGGGATGATGAGAATATCAAGTACACGGTCCTCGACTTAGATAGCATGACGGTGGCATACAAAAGGGAGTTCTTGGACCTGCACAATGCCCAGGTGAATGCCTTGTCCATACACTGCTCCGAGGGAGAATCGGAAGCGGAATCCGCAATGTTTGCCTTCACCTGCGGCATAGACAAGCAGATCTTCAGGATAGATCTGAGGACACATGAGCACAAACGGGTCGGACACAGCAGCATAGCTGACATCAAGGGCATGCTGATCGATAAACAGCGGCGGCAAATGTATTTCTACGGCAGCGGTTTTGAAATTGTGGAACTATAA
- the LOC108084718 gene encoding pre-rRNA 2'-O-ribose RNA methyltransferase FTSJ3 — translation MGKKSKVGKTRKDKFYQLAKETGFRSRAAFKLIQLNRRYGFLQQSQVCLDLCAAPGGWMQVAKQNMPVSSIVIGVDLFPIKAIAGCIGLVEDITTEKCRQSLTKELQSWKADVVLHDGAPNVGRNWLFDAYQQICLTLNALKLATQFLRGGGWFVTKVFRSKDYNALLWVLKQLFKKVHATKPSASRKESAEIFVVCEGYIAPDRIDPRLLDSKYVFEELDLDAKKPNSLLHPEKQKRIKAEGYTAQDIALRNDLAVTEFIKAENALSALQGVGSIRIDSQEVASHKKTTPEILECCKDLKVLGRKDIKGLVLWWKALRDSFVKPEKTADDEAAGDEKPEAAKPLTQEEIEDMEEVEFQKEIDALASEEQKELKRKRKKTLKTKAKLHEKMNLNMVIKGDEGPVEETEHEIFDLKTINSAAELDDMLDVQPDITVEESTDEVNNLPKYKWYDKEESRLDDDANYEDCDDAEESADEGEEEEQLGNRGLGLSDDDDDVVRGKGKKRKRDDNPLIKSADFRDKNTKRQQRVQLWYEKDNLQNLKSDDDDEENFDLDNLAKEYNAKGVTVLGESTSTLTPDATKGRKAKRRARHQETERDSSSSESSDSEEEAEPKDNEAAGTAKKVRLSENELALGSLLVSSKKNRRDLIDASWNRYAFNDENLPAWFVQDEDENMRRPVPVPHELTAEYQRKVQELNVRPIKKVMEAKARKHRRTTKRLAKAKKMAEKIMENADASSHEKSKQLKKVYKKAQEKKKEITYVVAKKQSAARRARRPAGVKGRYKVVDPREKKDKRSLVAKKKREKGGKGGGRGGKGKRK, via the exons ATGGGCAAAAAGAGTAAAGTAGGAAAAACCAGAAAGGATAAATTCTACCAGCTAGCCAAGGAGACCGGCTTCCGATCACGCGCTGCCTTCAAATTGATCCAACTGAATCGGCGCTATGGCTTCCTCCAACAGTCGCAGGTGTGCCTCGATCTGTGCGCCGCTCCCGGTGGCTGGATGCAGGTGGCCAAGCAGAACATGCCGGTGTCCAGCATCGTCATTGGCGTGGATCTCTTTCCCATCAAGGCAATAGCCGGCTGCATTGGCTTGGTGGAGGACATAACAACGGAAAAGTGTCGCCAGTCGCTGACCAAGGAGCTACAGTCATGGAAGGCCGATGTTGTTTTGCACGACGGTGCCCCCAATGTGGGTCGCAACTGGTTGTTCGATGCCTACCAGCAGATTTGCCTCACTCTCAATGCCCTGAAGTTGGCCACCCAGTTCCTGCGGGGCGGCGGTTGGTTTGTGACCAAAGTTTTCCGCTCCAAGGACTACAACGCGCTGCTGTGGGTGCTGAAGCAGCTGTTCAAGAAGGTGCATGCCACCAAGCCCAGTGCCTCCCGCAAGGAGTCGGCCGAGATATTTGTGGTGTGCGAGGGCTACATAGCACCCGACCGCATCGATCCCCGTCTGCTGGACTCCAAATACGTGTTCGAGGAACTCGACCTGGACGCCAAGAAGCCCAACAGCCTGCTCCACCCGGAGAAGCAGAAGCGCATCAAGGCCGAGGGCTACACGGCCCAGGACATTGCGCTGCGCAACGACTTGGCCGTCACCGAGTTCATCAAAGCCGAAAATGCCCTGTCAGCCCTGCAAGGTGTGGGCTCGATCCGCATCGATAGCCAGGAAGTCGCCAGTCACAAGAAGACCACGCCAGAGATTCTCGAGTGCTGCAAAGATCTTAAAGTGCTGGGCCGCAAGGATATCAAGGGACTGGTGCTGTGGTGGAAGGCCCTTAGGGATAGTTTTGTGAAGCCGGAAAAGACGGCGGACGATGAGGCTGCTGGTGACGAGAAGCCAGAGGCTGCGAAACCCCTGACCCAAGAGGAAATCGAGGACATGGAGGAGGTCGAATTCCAAAAGGAAATCGATGCACTCGCATCCGAGGAGCAAAAGGAGCTCAAGCGCAAACGCAAGAAGACCCTGAAGACCAAGGCCAAGTTGCACGAGAAAATGAACCTGAATATGGTGATCAAGGGCGACGAAGGGCCCGTCGAGGAGACAGAGCACGAAATCTTTGACCTGAAGACCATCAACTCTGCTGCCGAGCTGGACGACATGCTCGATGTCCAGCCCGATATAACCGTGGAGGAGTCCACCGACGAGGTGAACAACCTACCCAAATACAAGTGGTACGACAAGGAGGAGAGCCGACTGGACGATGATGCCAACTACGAGGACTGTGATGACGCAGAGGAGAGCGCTGACGagggcgaggaggaggaacagcTGGGCAATCGGGGTCTGGGCCtcagcgacgacgacgatgatgttGTTAGGGGCAAAGGCAAGAAGAGAAAGCGCGATGACAATCCGCTGATCAAGTCGGCCGACTTTCGCGACAAGAACACCAAGCGACAGCAGCGGGTTCAGCTCTGGTACGAGAAGGACAACCTCCAGAATCTAAAgtccgacgacgacgacgaggagaaCTTTGATCTGGACAACCTGGCCAAGGAGTACAATGCCAAGGGCGTCACCGTATTGGGCGAGAGCACGAGCACTCTTACCCCGGATGCCACCAAGGGCAGGAAAGCGAAGCGTCGCGCACGACACCAGGAAACAGAAAGGGACAGCAGTAGCTCGGAGTCGTCCGACTCCGAGGAGGAAGCAGAGCCGAAGGATAATGAAG CTGCGGGAACCGCGAAGAAGGTACGCCTGTCCGAAAACGAGCTGGCATTGGGCTCTTTGCTGGTCAGCAGCAAGAAGAATCGCCGCGACCTGATTGACGCCTCCTGGAACCGCTATGCCTTCAACGATGAGAACCTGCCCGCCTGGTTTGTgcaggacgaggacgagaacATGAGGcggccagtgccagtgccccACGAGCTGACCGCCGAGTACCAGCGCAAGGTGCAGGAGCTGAATGTCCGTCCCATTAAGAAGGTGATGGAGGCCAAGGCGCGCAAGCATCGTCGCACTACAAAACGTCTGGCCAAGGCCAAGAAAATGGCCGAGAAGATAATGGAGAACGCGGATGCCAGCAGCCACGAGAAGTCCAAGCAGCTCAAGAAGGTGTACAAGAAGGCCCaggagaagaagaaggagaTCACCTATGTGGTGGCCAAGAAGCAGTCGGCGGCCCGTCGAGCACGTCGTCCGGCCGGGGTCAAGGGTCGCTATAAGGTAGTCGATCCGCGAGAGAAGAAGGACAAGCGCTCCTTGGTGGCCAAAAAGAAGCGCGAGAAGGGCGGCAAGGGTGGCGGCAGGGGAGGCAAGGGAAAgcgtaaataa